A single window of Anomaloglossus baeobatrachus isolate aAnoBae1 chromosome 5, aAnoBae1.hap1, whole genome shotgun sequence DNA harbors:
- the LOC142311236 gene encoding uncharacterized protein LOC142311236, with protein MEKPGENQSSGSQSNADLVKGAQAPNNELPVVPGAGQQPSILQLAGLPSYLILAAGQPVTALRGAGLNVVPLGNNLSILQTNGLHMPIIPVGAKPATSQAGVLQPQLFQLGTVQPSAVQVGNAVQPIGFNPQLYQLGGLQTQPSVLQPSTVQTGSSGQSIGLQPNTFQSTDHQTQPSVLSDVLSHGVPPVSYELTTQTTAVNLWASQDARKKAGKFKLEVIKYADVSCSAYSIPKVKHTSTNTVQINKNIGTQADISLQQKSQGVQCPEGGNLDLVTFRMFKESSTQAEQMSSQATIQDSDPAKRSAMFVQDMGPMGNTLPAYEAWKADELFLQDLQRIQSYRKMYKPGQIKFDDVAIYFSKDEWECLTEEDKDLYMEMMVKNYRTLHSLGWTTVKPPLIRMIEQGEDLYAKYPEQFGNSKIPGLIRKDSVDMKNGISIEESYDLHKFSERLRNNIDEFLTFCMQQTEDLMSGATVNLSEYVSSETGPFCQAIMLPNQKPFIEERPFRCFRCERRFKRFCDVVSHQKFHAFENGFGCFQCTMTFKNVKALVKHELIHTGEKPFICSRCGKRFFTQQLLDTHLGVTLKKNPYVCAECGKRFAKKYTLRKHEMVHNRAKPFLCSICGKGFTQEDEFNDHQRIHMEEHIYSCEFCGKRFSSKPSFEKHRQEHTCTQVLPDIDPQSKQMLLLKQIQEGASVLPIKMELQS; from the exons ATGGAAAAACCGGGTGAAAATCAGTCTTCTGGATCGCAGAGCAATGCAGACTTGGTGAAAGGGGCACAGGCGCCCAATAATGAGCTGCCTGTGGTGCCGGGTGCTGGGCAGCAGCCGTCTATCTTACAGCTTGCTGGTCTTCCATCTTACCTGATCCTGGCTGCAGGGCAACCGGTCACTGCATTACGTGGAGCAGGGCTTAATGTAGTACCGCTTGGAAATAATCTATCCATACTTCAAACCAATGGTCTCCACATGCCTATTATTCCAGTTGGCGCTAAGCCTGCCACAAGCCAAGCCGGGGTCCTGCAACCTCAGTTATTTCAGCTAGGCACAGTTCAGCCATCTGCAGTCCAAGTTGGCAATGCTGTCCAGCCCATTGGATTTAATCCACAACTTTACCAGCTCGGTGGACTACAgacacagccaagtgtgctccagccatcCACAGTCCAGACGGGTTCTTCAGGTCAGTCCATTGGACTACAGCCAAACACATTCCAGTCTACTGATCACCAAACACAGCCATCAGTCTTAAGTGATGTCCTAAGTCATGGAGTCCCTCCCGTATCCTATGAATTAACTACACAAACCACTGCAGTTAATCTCTGGGCTAGTCAGGACGCTAGAAAAAAGGCAGGAAAATTTAAGCTTGAAGTAATTAAATATGCAGATGTGTCATGTAGTGCCTACAGTATTCCAAAAGTGAAACATACCTCCACCAATACTGTACAAATCAACAAGAATATTGGAACTCAGGCAGACATTTCCTTGCAACAGAAGAGCCAAGGTGTCCAGTGTCCCGAAGGAGGCAATTTAGATCTCGTAACCTTCCGCATGTTCAAGGAAAGTTCCACCCAAGCGGAGCAGATGAGCAGCCAAGCGACTAttcaagacagtgatccagctaaAAGGAGTGCCATGTTTGTACAAGATATGGGGCCAATGGGAAATACGTTACCTGCTTATGAAGCTTGGAAAGCTGATGAGTTATTTCTCCAGGACCTTCAGAGAATACAGAGCTACAGAAAGATGTATAAACCT GGTCAGATTAAATTTGACGATGTCGCCATCTACTTCTCCAAGGATGAGTGGGAATGTTTGACAGAAGAAGACAAAGACCTTTACATGGAGATGATGGTGAAGAATTACCGCACCCTTCACTCTCTGG GTTGGACCACTGTTAAACCGCCATTGATAAGGATGATTGAACAAGGAGAAGATCTTTATGCGAAATACCCCGAGCAGTTCGGAAATTCTAAGATTCCTGGACTTATCAGGAAAG ATTCCGTGGACATGAAGAATGGAATTTCCATTGAAGAAAGTTACGATTTACACAAGTTCTCTGAACGTTTGAGGAATAATATTGACGAGTTTCTTACCTTCTGTATGCAGCAAACTGAAGACCTAATGTCAGGGGCTACAGTGAACCTTTCGGAGTATGTTTCTTCTGAGACAGGACCATTCTGTCAAGCGATCATGTTACCTAATCAAAAGCCATTTATAGAAGAAAGACCATTCAGATGTTTCAGGTGTGAAAGGAGGTTCAAGCGTTTTTGCGATGTGGTCTCGCACCAGAAATTTCATGCCTTTGAGAATGGCTTTGGTTGTTTTCAGTGCACCATGACCTTCAAGAATGTGAAAGCTTTGGTGAAACATGAGTTGATTCACACTGGAGAAAAACCATTTATCTGCTCTAGATGTGGAAAACGCTTCTTTACCCAGCAGTTGCTTGATACTCATCTTGGGGTGACCTTGAAAAAGAATCCATATGTCTGcgcagaatgtgggaaacgttttgccAAGAAGTACACCCTTCGCAAGCACGAAATGGTTCACAACCGAGCAAAACCCTTTTTGTGTTCCATATGTGGCAAAGGCTTCACCCAGGAGGACGAATTTAATGACCATCAGAGAATTCACATGGAAGAACATATATATTCCTGCGAATTCTGCGGAAAACGCTTCAGTAGTAAGCCAAGCTTTGAGAAACATCGACAGGAGCACACGTGCACGCAGGTCTTGCCTGATATTGATCCGCAAAGTAAACAAATGCTTCTTCTCAAGCAAATTCAGGAAGGTGCGTCTGTGCTACCCATAAAAATGGAGCTCCAGAGTTGA